From Bombina bombina isolate aBomBom1 chromosome 1, aBomBom1.pri, whole genome shotgun sequence:
TATATTGAAGAAAATGAATGGAATTAGAATTTAGAGATATACACATTTTGATGTATTTCGATTTTATGACATCTTTATCAACTAAAGAAAATTACTTATCTTTACTCTATTTttatacagtgaaaaaatgtataattagaTTGACACTCACATTCACTCGATCCAATTCCATCAATGACATTTTCCTGATCATTTTCAGCTGTCAAAGTTACTTCACATTCATATTGATTGTCCATATCAGTAGTTAATGGATCTTGAATTTCTGTGTTCAGATCATTATTTTCCATTAAAGTTATAGGAAGTGGAGGAGATTGTGCATTACTGTTTGGGGTAAAAGCCATTATTGGTCTCAGGTATCGTGGAGCACTcttattcttttcctttcttcttttggtatctgtaATCACATTTCCATTAATGAATAAAatcagaataaataaatattttgaacaaagattaataagaaaagatagaatgagatagagctctctctctctctctctctctctctctctatatatatatatatatatatatatatatatatatatatatatatatatatatttatatatatatataaatttatattaattattattttttggagttgaatctatttttcaattatattatttatatctatctaaactttactatttatatataaagataaatctcTTGAACTCttttatctttctctatctcttatcattctttctatttcatatttctagatttatcatttatttgatatcattttgtttatttatatctatctttgtatctctctctatttttcttttcatatctcaacatttacaagtctatatctatctatatctatctctatctatctttgtatttctctctctccctctctctttctctctctctatctctctcttttgctagctctatctctcactttctctcctatttcttattatttatatttctaattgtaaatatttttatctatttatttctctctctctccccctcgcactatatttctctctatctctctcttccaatATTGCTTTCTATTTCTGTCactgttattataaatattattttgaacaaagtaattttattactttctatatgtgtctctctttctcttttttctattaACTGAACTCTCTTAATCTGTCctatttctttgtatttctttattaaTTGAGTTTACTCTTtaaaaactatattctctatctataactttgtatcttttttttctggGACTTAATTTTTCATTGAGTTTTTATCTCTAGATGTATAGTTTTCTATATCTATTTCTGTTTATCGCTATCAATTTGTAATTCAAATCTCTAtagctctttctatttctctttgaTTAAATTAACAACCATTAAGTCTATCACTATTTATCCCTTTATCTTTAgatctatatttttctatattttttttctttatatttttagatctatctttttatctctcattatagttctatatattgattattatttatatatagtatatctgtctatatctataaagttctatcactttatttatatctatctttaaaattaataaaatgcgtCAGAACAAACGCATAACATTATTTAACTAAACCGTTTTAAACGTAGAAATTGAATCAAAATACAATATCTATTAGAAATAGTGTATGTAGTCAACACTTACAAACTCTAATGAGACTTCTAATCCTAGTATGGTACTCCTTTTCACGTCTACGTAGATCCGAATAGCGTTGAAGGCACTGTCTTCTTGTTCTTTTTATTCCCGATACCCGATACATCCTGCGTATTATCTCATAAACAAGATAATCGCGTTGATCTTGTTTGACAGATCTAACACCTCCTATtctttttggaaaatatttctccATCCCATAAACTAAAATACTTAGCTCTCCAGCAGTGAACGGAGAACGTTGCGACATCTTGCTAACGAGTTTCTAATCTTGATGGAAATGACGTAATATGTCAATCATTTCAGTAAATTCaggaaaaatttttttatttataaatcaatgtttgagtttatattattttatgataaatgtgttaagagacagATAGTTTGTTAAAACTTATTCGGTTCACATAATTTGCATCCTCATTAGATTAGAATGttattcaatacatgtatattaaattcTGTTTCAATTGTTATTCTTGCATCTTATTATTAGCGAAAGtttcatatatgtttaaataagtttattagttatttaaattgcattgttatattatatattgatgGTTATCTAGTTattagaaaattttaataaaatgtttttatatgttgcCTTCTTGTTTtgataaaattttaatatattatgatGTTCATATAGTTATGAAAAGGTTACTATTgaatgcaataaaatgtaattcgactgtttcaatttttaaaacatcTCTCCTGTCAAGGTTTGTTTTCTTGCAGTGTGTAGCATCAACACTATAGCTAGGGGGTTgatatgttttatgcattttatacttGACTAGCTTACATTTTATTCCAATTGCATTGCTATACGTCTATGCAAGGTTTGTTCTTAATTTATAGGTTCCAAAAGCTGTATCTGGCTTTCAaatatatacaaagctagtgcttgttttcaacaataataaaaagtttagAATCAAAGAACATGTTTTCTTAATGGCACACTGTTCAAGGATACAACTTATTTTCAACAACTATATTGTAAGtcgttagtaaaaaaaataaattaaaaaaaaaaatggttttattttaatttttttaaacaaataacaaatagaagaaaagacaacataggcaaatcatttttttttcaactgtatcaatcagaacatatttatttttgaattacaCATCACTCTCATCATCTAAATTGTGAATAATTTTGTGGAGAACGTTTTtcatttttgaattatagattttcATGCTTGAACTTAGAAAAATTTTCGAGTTAACCTGTGAATATAAGAAgagattgtttataaataattattgcTAAAAATTATGGAATCAATACATAAAtcatacataatttttattttattcacctaCGAAATGAGTTTGTATCAACTGGTTACGTGCATGTGTACCCCCTTCAACTACATCTTGAGGAACAGATTCAACACCATCTTCATCTGGTgttattatttccagttcctctatgTTTGATTGTCGCAAAGCGATGTTATGCAACATGCAACAGACCAACACCATAACAGCCACTTTCTCAGGAACGTATTGAAGAGTGCCTCCGGATTCATCTAGACAACGAAAACGGCTTTTGAGCATTCCAAAGGTCCTCTCAATCACACATCGAGTTGTTTTGTGTGCATCATTGTACCGCATTTCAGATCTTGTGCGTGGAATATTTACAGGAGTAAGTAGCCAGTTCCTACAGGAATATCCTGCAtctccttttgaaaaataaaaagagttataCAAATTTAAATGTGTTCAGATACACTTTTTACTTGcaaccatttttatgttttaaattgtacatatatattggtattaataaaaatttaattatatcgctatatatatatatatataaatatatatatatatatatatagagagagagagatagatagatagatagatagataggtattttAAAAAAGGTATGGAACTAAAAATCCATTGACCTTGGTGCTGcagcaaacagaataaataaataaaaacagggtatatactgtattttaaaatctaatgatattatacactgcacaaaaaaattacaatattgtgAGTTAATATTAACGCACATTAGAAGGTTtcgtttttaattttcataattatacctagtagccatccttcaggcatttgtccttcctcaaatttattatacagggcagactgtttgagaatatatgaatcatgacatgatcctggaaatcctgaacggACACTCATGATTTTCAAACCAGCATCACAAACCATCTGGATGTTCAAAGAATGATAAAACTTGCGGTTGCGATACA
This genomic window contains:
- the LOC128659478 gene encoding putative nuclease HARBI1; translated protein: MERRIDGQAVQQIDRLQRRRRRIPRFFRPRSGLDALSDIDIIRRFRLSRESIERLYNQISGQLEPITFRTHALPGMLKLLAVLHFLATGSFQSVTSVVVGMSQPSFSRHLTTVIDALLSVFKLYVILPNTAEEWHSVKLNFFRLAGIPNVLGAIDCTHVRVRPPHLKEEMYRNRKFYHSLNIQMVCDAGDAGYSCRNWLLTPVNIPRTRSEMRYNDAHKTTRCVIERTFGMLKSRFRCLDESGGTLQYVPEKVAVMVLVCCMLHNIALRQSNIEELEIITPDEDGVESVPQDVVEGGTHARNQLIQTHFVNSKIFLSSSMKIYNSKMKNVLHKIIHNLDDESDV